In Lysinibacillus sp. 2017, the DNA window AGTAGGAGCGTATTAAAAAAGCCAATCCCTAATCCTATGTATTTCATATAAAACATTTTCTGACTATCTTTTCGTGTTGTTATCATTAAAATGATCGAAACAATTAGCGGCGAAAGCATGAAGACAAATAACAGTATAGTACCTAGCATCGAATCACCTCGATTGAGATTTTTTTATTAGTATAAAGTCTAGACAACAGTTTTTCCATAAAGGAGGATTTGAAATGGGAGACAACAACTGATTTCTCGTAGTTTGAATGGTGATAAACAAGCATTTCTACAGTTAATCATAAGCCATAGAAATCCACTGTACGTCAAGATTTTACCTATGGTTCAAAATGAAATGCAAGCACAGCAAACGCTTCAACAAGCATTTATCAAAACGTATGAGAAGCTTTCTACATATAGCAGTGGCTCTTTTAAACTATGGTTTCTCGATCATGAATTTGAACACTTTTAGTCATATATGAAAAATACATGTTTTAATCGATCCCCGTTTCGTTGAGTTTCTTTATAAAACGCTCCACAATGAAGTTTGTAGGGAGGCTACATCGATGAATAAACAAGAATTACATGAATTTTTGATTTTATATAAATGTGAAACAAACCAAACAGAACAATGGCTTGAACAAAGGCTCGTCGAAGCAGAACAACCATCATTTTCGCTAACGACAGAGGAGCTAGTACATGGTGCGCGGGTTGCATGGCGCAACAGCAATAAATGCATTGGGCGCTTATTTTGGAATAGCCTGCATGTGATGGACTTTCGCCAAGTGCTTGATGAAAAGGAGATTTTTGAACGATTATTAGATCATATTCGCTATGCGACAAATGGCGGTAAAATTCGTCCAGTCATTTCGGTGTTTGCTCATGAGCGTGTTCGTATTTGGAATCACCAGCTTATTCGTTATGCAGGTTATGAAACAGAAGGCGGTGTAATCGGAGATTCAGATTCCATTGCATTTACGAAAGTTTGTGAGGAGCTTGGTTGGCAGGGGGCTCATACGAATTTTGATGTGCTTCCGCTCGTTATTCAAGTAGATGACCGAGCGCCACAGTTTTTTGAAATTCCAATATGTGATGTGTTAGAAGTGAAAATTACACATCCTATCTATGACTTTTCTAGCTTGCAAATGCAGTGGTATGCGGTGCCGATTATTTCGAGTATGCGTTTTAATATTGCGGGTATCGATTTTCAAGCGACGCCATTTAATGGGTGGTATATGGGAACAGAAATTGGTGCGCGTAATTTAGCGGATACGCATCGTTACAATTGTTTACCGAAAGTGGCGGAAATCATTGGACTAGATACATCACTGAATGCGTCATTATGGAAGGACCGCGCGCTTGTCGAGCTGAATATTGCCGTTTTACATTCATATAAAGAAGCGGGTGTCAGCATTGTCGATCATCATACAGCAGCACAGCAATTTCAGTTATTTGAACAACAAGAACAGCAAAAAGATCGTCAAGTAACAGGCAACTGGACATGGCTCATTCCACCAATGTCGCCAGCAACGACGAGCATTTATCATAAGCAAATACCAAACAAAACGGAAAAACCAAATTACTTTTATCAACCGAAGCCGTATTAAAAAAGGGGTACCTCGTAAGCAAAATCCTTACGAGATAGCCCCTATCTTTTATTTAACATCAGATCAATTAATTCTTCGCGGTCGATTAAGTACACATCATTAATATCTGCGAGCTTTTCGGCTTGACGGGTAAAATGGCTATTCGTCACGACCCAAGCTTCGGTCGCACCATACATTTTAACAGCACCAATAATTTCTTGGACTGCTTTTACACCGACTGTACTTGAATAACGTTTTGCCTGCACAGCAATTACGTCCTCACCATCTTTTAAAATTAAATCTGCACCGTAATCGCCACTAGTCGCCGTATAGCTTACTTTAAATCCACGGTGTTTAAATAGCTCTCCCAAAAAACGTTCGAAATCTTCGCCCGTCATCTTATCGACGTCACGAATCCCAGATTTACGAAGCTTTGCGGTTTTACGAGATTTCAACCAAATTTTAAATGCTATATACAATACGAAATATAGAACAATGCCAATCCCGATACCTTCAAGCGTTTCACTTACATAAAAGCCAGCTGCTCCAGCTAGAATGATCATCCATAATGTGAAAATCGGTCGTTTTTTCTTATTTCGTCTTCTCTTTTTACGCAACTTTCCTGTACTCCTTTAATTTACTAGCTCCAGTATAACATAAAAGGGTACATATGTTTGTATTAAACGTAGCGATTTTTTGCACTTGTGAAGGACGCAAAAAATAACAAAATCGAAACGATAATAAATAGAAGTGCGGGCAGGCTCCAACTTCCCGTAACGTCATGTAAATAGCCAAATAATACAGGGCCAATCGCAGCAACTAAATAGCCGATCGATTGGGCAAACCCAGAAAGCTCCGCTGCTTCAAAAGCCGTTTCCGTACGAAGTGTAAAGAACATCAGAACAAGTCCAAATGAAGCCCCACCTGCAAAGCCTAAGCAAATCATCCAAAGAACAGCTAGACTTGTCCATTCCATGAATACACCAACAAAACCGAGGATGTAGAAAATTGTAAAGAACACGACAATCGGACGTTGTGAAGTGAGCTTACCTGCAAGTATCGGAATTAAAAACGTCATCGGAATTTGCGCAAGCTGCATAATTGAGCCCATCCATCCGGCCAATTGTGCGTCTAATCCTTGTGCGATAAAAATATCGGGTAGCCATGCACTTGAACAATAAAATAGTAAGGATTGTAAGCCCATCGTTGCGGCAATCGCCCAAGCGAGTGGGGATTTCCACATTTTCTTTTTTGGTGCACTTTTACTTGCAAACTGCATCTCTACTTTTTTATCACGTAAAATAACAACCCAAATAAGTAAGGTTAACAAGCCTAAAATTATGGAAAAGCCGAGTGCGACTTGCCAATTGGTGCTCGTTGCAATTGGATGACTAAATCCAGCAGCAAGTCCAGCTGAGATATTCATCGATACTGTATAAATACCAGTTAAAAGTCCAATATGTAAAGGAAACTTCAATTTAAAATAACTTGGAATGAGTACGTTACCAAATGCAATCGCGACGCCAATTAATACCGTCCCCAATACGAGTGTGGAAGTTGCCCCAAGTGAACGTAAAATAACGCCAATACAAAGTAAGATAACTGAATAAAAAAGTGTCCATTCCATCCCAAATTTACGAGCTATTCGCGCAGAAAATGGCGAAACGACCGCAAAGGCAAGTAGTGGAATCGTTGTTAAAAAGCCGGCTAGGACATTCGAAATTCCTAGTCCCTCACGAATAAATGAAATAATTGGTCCTACGACGGTTAAGGGCGTTCGAAGGGTTGTCGCGAATAAGAAAATCGCGAGGATAAATAATAACATGGATTGGTTCGATGATAACTTTTTGTTTTGGTAAGTACGTTGTTCAGGATCCATCATTATTCTCCTTTTGATCAAGTAACTCCATTGTATCAAATATCTGGAATTAAATGAATAGTCTCAAAAAACTGAATAGTTTCGAGTCGTTGCTATCAAAAAAATGTTATGTTAGAATTTTAATCGTTATTTAATTTAATAGGTAATTACCTCATGCTAAATGAGGTAGAGGTCGCAAACATTAAAAGTAATATAGCAGAGATGGAGAGCATCAGTGAAGCTATATGAAAGGAATGGTTGCCGAAGTGTTATTTTACTCATCTTAAAATAATGCTGGGGCTGTTTTCGATAAGGAACAGAACTGTCACATGTGTGAGCATGTGTTGAGCTATCTTTCGAGTTTGATGGGGTGTTTAAATAACCGTCGCAAAACTTGTGACGGTTTTTCAATTTATACACCTCATCAACGGAAAATCAAAGGAGAATTATCATGAGTGAAATAAAAGTAGACCAGCTCGGAAATAAAAATCAACTGAAAAGAGGGCTAAAAAGTCGTCACGTTACGATGATTTCGCTAGGCGGAACAATCGGTACAGGGTTATTTTTAGCATCAGGAGGAGCGATTGCGCAAGCGGGTCCTGGTGGAGCGATTCTTGCTTATGCATTAATCGGTATCATGGTGTACTTCTTAATGACGTCTCTCGGAGAAATGGCTGCATTCATGCCAACGTCTGGTTCGTTTAGTACGTATGCGACAAAATTTGTAGATCCTGCTTTAGGCTTTGCACTTGGCTGGAACTACTGGTATAACTGGGCAATTACGATTGCCGCAGAAATGGCCGCTGTTTCATTAATTATGAAATATTGGTTCCCAAATAGTTCGTCATTTATTTGGACGATTGTCTTTATCGTCATTGTATTAACCTTTAATATGCTCTCTGTAAAAGCTTATGGTGAAAGTGAATATTGGTTTGCAATGATTAAAGTGGTAACAGTGATTATTTTCATCATTGTCAGCTTCTTAATGATTTTTGGTATTTTAGGAGGCAATGCGCCAGTAGGATTCACAAACCTTTTCAAAGGTGATGCTCCATTTAATGGTGGCTTTATGGCGATGTTCGGAATTTTCTTAGCAGCTGGATTCTCATTCCAAGGTACAGAAATGCTAGGGATTACGGCTGGTGAAACAGATGACCCAGCAAAAAGTATTCCAAAAGCTGTAAAATCAGTGTTCTGGCGTATTATCTTATTTTATATTTTAGCAATTGGTGTGATTAGTTTATTAATTCCTTATACAGATAGTCGCTTACTTTCAGAGAGTGTTGCAACAAGTCCATTTACAATAGTGTTTGAAAACTTAGGTTTGGCCTTTGCTGCTTCAGTTATGAATGCGATTATTTTAACAGCAATGCTTTCTGCAGGAAACTCTGGACTTTATGCGGCAAGCCGTATGTTATTCCAATTAGCAGTTGAAGGAAAAGCGCCAAAACTATTTTCAAAAATAAATACGCGCGGTGTGCCAATTTATGCATTACTTGCGACGCTAGCAGTTGGTTGTTTATCGTTCTTAGCTTCATTTTTCGGAGACGGTGTCGTTTATATTTGGTTATTAAACGCATCTGGTATGTCAGGCTTCATCGCATGGTTAGGAATTGCGATTAGTCACTACCGATTCCGTCGTGCGTATGTATTACAAGGTAATTCATTAAGTGATTTACCCTATGTATCGAAATTCTTCCCATTCGGTCCGTTATTCGCCTTTGCGTTATGTATGATTGTCGTGTTAGGGCAAAACTACATGGCCTTTACGGGTGATACAATCGACTGGTACGGGGTTGTTGTTTCCTACATCGGCTTGCCATTATTCGCCGCGTTATGGATTGGCTATAAGCTAAAACATAAAACGAAAATTGTCCCATTGATCGATTGTGATTTAACACATAAATAAGAACTTAAGCAAAATCTCTAATATGGAGGTTTTGCTTTTTTTTTCGTAATAATTTCATATATTCTAGCCTATTGCTTTCCAATTAACTACCACTAAAATGATATAATGAAAGAGGGGAATCGAAAATGAATTTAGTAGACCAAGCTACACAATTTATTGCGCAAAGATATGAAGGTAAACACAGAACTGTCATGCAAATTCCATATGCAGCTCATTTATTTGGTGTTGCACGAATTTTAAAAAGTGAAGGTTATCATGAAGCAATCGTGACAGCCGGATTACTCCATGATCTATTAGAGGACGGCATTGCGACTGAACAGGAGATCGAAGAATTATTTGGACAGAACGTATTGCTACTTGTTAAATCTGCAACAGAATTACCGAAAACGTATGAATGGCAATTACGAAAAGAAGAGGTCATCGCGCGTATCGGGGAAAAGTCAGAAGATGAACTGGCCATCTTACTAGCAGAAAAAATTTATAATTTGAGATCGATTATTGTAGAAATTAACCAATTCGGCGATTCACTTTGGACAAAATTCAATGCACCGAAGGAAAAGCAAGAATGGTATTATAGAAGTATAGTAGAAGAGACAATGAAATATCATCCACAAGCAAGGTTATTACCGCAATTAGTACAAGTAATAGATGAGTTATTTGTGAATAGCGAACATGAGCTATTTTAAAAAGACGGATTAATCTTCCAAAAATTTAAAGATAATTTACTAAAAAACATGTAAAATCCGAACATTATTGAAGAAAAAGTAACCATTTTGATCAAATTTCCGAAAAATAAGAATAATTTTATTATTCGGTGGTTATTGCAATTCGGGATTTACATGATTATAATTGTGACATTCACAGACTTAAATCAAATAACTTTACTCGTATAATAGCAGGAATAAGGCTTGCAAGTTTCTACCGATTTACCGTAAATAAATCGACTATGAGTGAAGCAAGTTTAACTAATGATTTGTCCAATTATTTTTATATTTGAACTGACCATTTGTTATTACTTTTGAATTCACACTCGAAAGACTTGCTCCACTCATTGTTGGTGGAGACTAGGCTTTCGGGTTTTTTGTTTATAGAGAAGTAAACCATTTTAATTTAAATAAAAGGAGGACTCTTAAATTATGGAACTTTTAAGAGAAAAAATTGAGCAAGAAGGTCAAGTACTATCAGACGTAGTACTTAAAGTAGATTCGTTTTTAAATCATCAAATTGATCCTATGTTAATGAAAGCAATTGGGGATGAATTTGCAAATCGTTTTTCAGATGAAGTCATTACAAAAGTATTAACAATTGAATCATCTGGTATCGCACCAGCAACATTTTTAGGGTTAACACTTGGCGCGCCTGTTGTATTTGCACGTAAACGCAAATCACTAACATTAACAGATAATCTGTATACATCAAGCGTTCATTCATTTACAAAAAATGAAACAAATGAAATTTCCGTTTCAAATAAATTCCTATCAGCGGATGATAATATCGTAATCATTGACGATTTCTTAGCAAATGGGGAAGCATTAAAAGGTTTGGTGGATATTGCAAAACAAGCTGGTGCAACAATCGTAGGTGCTGGAATTGTCATTGAAAAAGGTTTCCAAGACGGTGGGAAAATTTTACGTGAGCAAGGATTACGCATTGAATCATTAGCAAATATTAAATCATTAGCAAACGGTAAAGTAGAATTTTTCGACTAAAAATAAGCTACAAAAGTACGTAAGAAATTTTTCCGCTATTAAAAAGGTAGTTAAGCTCAACTCATGTAAATTTACTCATCTAAGAGTGCACATAAATTGGAGGAAAACTTTTTTATGAATAACACAAAAGCGACGATGCTTGGTATTCAGCATCTACTAGCGATGTATGCAGGAGCTATTTTAGTACCATTAATTATTGGTGGTGCGCTTGGTTTTGATTCTGCACAAATGACGTATTTAGTAGCCATTGATATTTTTATGTGTGGTTTAGCAACACTGTTCCAAGCTTGGAAGGGGAAAGCTATCGGAATCGGCTTACCTGTAGTATTAGGGTGTACATTCACAGCCGTAAGCCCAATTATTGCGATTGGTACAAAGGGCGGTTTAGGTGACATTTACGGTTCGATTATTGTATCAGGTTTAATTATCGTCATTATCGGCGGTTTATTCGGTAAATTAATTCCGTTCTTCCCACCTGTTGTCACAGGTTCGGTTGTAACAATCATCGGAATTAGCTTAATCCCAGTAGCGATTAACAACATGGGTGGCGGTCAAGGTGCTGAAGACTTTGCATCTGGTTCAAATGTAGCATTAGCATTCCTTACACTACTTGTTATTTTAGTTATTTACCGTTTTACAGTTGGCTTCGTTCGTGCTATTGCGATTTTACTAGGTATGGTCGTTGGTACAATTGCCGGCGTATTCATGGGTAAAGTAGATTTCACGCCCGTAATGGATGCTTCTTGGCTACATATTATGCAACCATTCTACTTAGCAACACCAACATTCAACGCTTCAGCGATTTTAACAATGACGCTTGTGGCAATGGTTTCACTAGTAGAATCAACAGGTGTATATTATGCATTAAGTGATATTTGTAAAAAAGATTTAACTTCAAAAGACTTAGCAAGAGGGTACCGTGCGGAAGGTTTAGCCTCAGTTATTGGTGGTATTTTCAACGCATTCCCTTACACAACATTCTCGCAAAACGTAGGACTTATCCAAATGTCTGGTGTTCGTGACCGCAAAGTCATCTTCATCACAGGTGGTATGCTTGTCTCACTTGGCTTCTTACCAAAATTAGCAGCCATTACAACAATCATCCCAACACCAGTACTTGGTGCGGCGATGTTAGCGATGTTCGGTATGGTAATCACGCAAGGTATTCGCATGCTAGCACCAGAAATTGCAAAATCAATGGAAAACGCGATGGTTGCAGCAATTGGTGTCGGTTTAGGTGTCGGCGTTGCGGTAGTTCCAGATTTATTCAAAAACATGCCAGAAGCCATTTCTATTTTAACGTCAAATGGGATTGTAGCTGGTTCGGTAACGGCTATTGTCTTAAATATTTTATTCAATATGATTGGACCGAAACGAAAAGATCCAATGCATGTGGAGTAGGAAAAATAATAAATCGTCTATTTTAACAATTCATTTTGTTGAAATGGGCGATTTTTTTTGTTCAAAATAGCAGTTTTCGAGAGGTGCAGGAACAATCGTATCAATTGGAGAACGTTTACAGTAGAAGGGGGAGGTTTTATGGATAGTGTTATTGTGGTCTTTGCTGGAATCATTGGATTGATATTAGGCTCTTTTTATAATGTCGTTGGATTAAGAATTCCACAAAGACAATCACTGATCACACCACCTTCGCATTGTATAAACTGTAATCGTCGCTTAACGTCACTTGATTTAATTCCTGTCATTTCTTATATAATGCTGCGTGGAAAATGTCGGATATGCGGTGTGAAAATATCCATAGCGTATCCTTTCATAGAGCTGGTTACAGCCTTTTTATTTGCCTTTGCAACATGGAAAGTCGGGTACTCATGGGAGTTACTTGTAGCGCTCCTTTTCATTTCATTATTAGTCATTATTAATGTATCGGATATGGCGTACATGCTCATTCCGAATAGAATATTGTTGTTTTTCTTTCCACTGCTCGTGATTGGAAGAATTCTATCACCACTTACCCCTTGGTGGGATAGTGTACTAGGGGCTATTATTGGGTTTTCACTATTATTAGTAATTGGCATTATATCAAAAGGAGGAATGGGCGGGGGAGATATCAAATTATTTTTGTTGATTGGATTTGTCCTTGGCACAGTTCATACAGTAGTGACGTTATTTTTCGCATCCGTAATTGGAATGATAGTCGGTGGGATTTTGTTAGTAATTTGCAAGCGGGGGAGAAAAGCACCGATGCCGTTCGGACCTTCCATCGCCATTGCAGCAATCTTGGTATATTTTTATGGTGACTCACTAATGGATGCATATAAAAGTTTGTTTTTGTAACGAAAAGGACGCCTCCAGATGAAAAGGAGACGTGCCTTTATAAAAATTATGGAAACCTTAATATTTCTTCACGACTTGCTCAAATGGGTGATTCGTCAATAACTCCTTTGTCGCCATCGCCACCGCTTTTTCCTCTGAGTCCGCTAAAATCAAAACGCGATACGCATCAAAATCCTTATAGTAGGCATCCGCTTCAATAAAAGGCCAATCCGTTGGTGTTTCACTTTGAGGAATAGCTACAACGATTTCGTAGCCATCTTTCATAATTTCGATTTTCTTCATAAAAAAACACAACCTTCCTGCTTTTTAGTAACTTACCTTAAATAGGGGAGTCTCTAAACCTTTAGGAGGTTGTGTTTTTAATTTTATTCAGCGTTTGGATAGATCATTGTTTTTGGATCGACATAACGGTCGAATTCTTCTTCTGTTAATAGGCCCGATTGAATCGCTGCTTCTTTTAATGTTGTGCCTTGTTTATGTGCAGTTTTTGCGATTTTCGCAGCATTTTCATAGCCGATATATGGGTTTAGGGCAGTGACAAGCATTAGTGAATTTTTTAAGTTTGCATCTAATACGTCCATATTTGGCTCAATACCAACTGCGCAGTTATCATTGAATGATTTCATAACATCTGCAAGTAAGCGAGCAGATTGTAGGAAGTTGTAAATGATCACAGGCTTGAATACATTTAATTCGAAATTCCCTTGTGATGCTGCGAATGCGATTGTTGCGTCGTTCCCCATTACTTGTGTTGCGACCATTGTCATCGCTTCACTTTGTGTTGGGTTGACTTTTCCTGGCATGATTGATGAGCCTGGTTCATTTTCTGGAATTCTAATTTCACCAATACCAGAGCGCGGACCACTTGCTAACCAGCGAACGTCATTGGCAATTTTCATTAAGTCAGCAGCTAATGCTTTTAATGCACCATGCGCAGCTACAATTTCGTCATGGCTTGTTAATGCATGGAATTTATTTTCAGCTGTAGTGAAATCTTTTCCTGTAAATTTACTTATTTCTGCAGCTGTGCGTGCACCGAATTCGGGATGGGCATTAATACCAGTACCTACAGCTGTACCACCAATCGCAAGTTCTTTCATGAATTGTGTGTTCACCATAATTATTTTTTCACATTTTAGAAGCATATGATGCCAGCCGCTAATTTCTTGACCAAGTGTTAGTGGTGTTGCATCTTGTAAATGTGTACGACCGATTTTAATGATGTCGTTAAAGGCCATTGCTTTTTCTTTTAATGTCGCTTGTAAAAGTTTTAAGCGAGGCATTAGGTAATTTTCAACGCTCTCTACAGCTGCGATATGAAGGGCAGTTGGGAAAGTATCGTTTGAACTTTGTGATTTGTTAACATCATCGTTTGGATGCACTTTTTCATCAGAGCCCATTGCTTTTAATTTGTCGTTTGCTAAATGAGCAATTGTTTCATTGACGTTCATATTTGTTTGCGTACCACTACCTGTTTGCCAAACGACAAGAGGGAAGTGGTCGTCCCATTTACCTGCGATAATTTCATCTGCCGCTTGAACGATTACTTGTGTTTTTACGTCAGATAGCTTGCCTAAAGATTGGTTGGCAAGAGCAGCAGATTTTTTCAAAGTAGCCAGTGCACGAATTACTTCAATTGGCATATGCTCCGTCCCAATTTTAAAGTTATCTTTACTACGTTGTGTTTGAGCACCCCAAATTTTATCTACAGGTACGCGTACTTCACCTAATGTGTCTTTTTCAATACGAAATTCCATTTAAATCACTCCTTCTATATATATGTATACCCAAATAGATATGAAAAAATGGCAAACCGTGTGAGTGGATTTGCCATTTTTTCAGCAGAAGGGAAAAGATAGTTTCCATCTCTGCATAGAAAGTACACCATCTCGTCCTATTTTGCACGAAATATGTCTTTTTAATATGAATAAAGTAATTAATTAAGTCTCGAACCAGAACTGGGGGGAACGGTTTCGAAAGATTGTTAATAACTAAGATGACTGACTTACATTGATAATGATAATCTTTATCAATTAATAAGTCAACAGAAAATTAAAAATTTATTAAGGAAACACTTTTTGCTCCAAATGATGACTTTTTTCAAAAGTTCTATGCTCTTATTCATCTAAAAATAAACAACGTCTAACCCATCGAGTTCCTGACGATGAATTAGACGTTGCTAGAGTCGGTATTCAATTGTTTTGTCACCTCTTATTAGTATTAAATGATTTTTACATAAAAGTCGCGACCGTTTGTCAGTTCTAAAATTTCAATGTCTTTTTCGCGCTTATAGTAATCTGCAATAATAGCAGCAAAGCCAGAATAGCCATTTAGAAGGGTACCTTGTTTAATTTCTTTTGCAATATTGTGGAATTCAAAATAAGCTAGTGCGTCTTCATTCATCCCGTTTAAGATTTTTTCCATATCTGCAAATGGAATGTGAATACCGCGCGTATAACGACATTCGCGTTTATACGTATGATGCTCGACGTTTATTGGTGTCTCTTCTTCTATCATTGTGATTTGATTCATAGATTGTCCTCCATTTAATGTAAATTTTAGTGCTTCTGCATTTATTATACCAAAAAATCAAAAATTAGTCTGAAAATTAAATAATTAGATTACCAATCTTCGCCTCTTTGCATTTCTTCTGCAATTGTTTGTAAATCATAGGCGTTAATCGTTAAAAGTAAGTAGTCATCATGCTGTTCCTGGTATTTTTGTATAAGGCGATGGACATATTTTGGTGAGCCTTCATTTTCTTCATCGTAAACGAGTAGCGTACCATCTGTATTATCAATGATGAACTTATCTTTTTCGATAAATTGCCAAGGTGCTTCGTATGGACGTTTTGTCACACTTGTAACGAAATCTGCATTACTTACTATATGCATGTACGTTGCCTGTTTATGCTCATTCCAATTTTTTTCTTGTTCTAAAAATGGCGTGATGATGGAATATTTTATTTCGGGGTAGTCGGTTTTTAGTTCAATGACTACTTGTGCTGCCCATGTTTCAACGCCTTGCTGTCCACTAATGACGATCCATTCTAAACCGTCCTCGATTAGCACACGCAGTTGATTTTCAAGTGCTTTTTTAATGATGGCTACCCCAGGATGCGTATCGTTAAAAATTCCAAGCTCATGTGCGCGGTAGCCTGTAATATATAGTGATTTCATATCCACCAGTCCTTTCAAAAGGAAATAGAAAAACTCACCGCTTCGCTAAAAGGGCGAAAGGTGAGTTTACCATTCTTTAGTTTTCAAATACAGCTTTAATTTGCTCAATAGCCCAGTCTAAATCTTCTTGTGAAATAATTAAAGGTGGGGCAAAGCGAATAACTGTATCATGTGTTTCCTTACATAAAAGTTTACGCTCAGCTAATTTTTCGCAATATGGACGAGCGGCTTCATGTAATTCAAGTCCAATAAATAATCCGCGGCCGCGAACTTCTTTAATGGCTGGGTGATCGATAGAAGCGAGTTGCTCTTTGAAATATTGCCCAAGCTCTAATGAACGAGCTGTTAAATTTTCTTCTTCTAATACATCTAATGCAGCGATTGACACAGCACATGCCATCGGGTTACCACCAAATGTTGAACCGTGTGAACCTGGGTTGAACACGCCAAGAATATCGTCATTGGCTACAACCGCAGAAATTGGGAATACTCCGCCACCAAGTGCTTTCCCTAAGATTAAAACGTCCGGTGTAATACCTTCCCATTCATACGCAAACAGCTTTCCTGTACGTGAAAGACCTGTTTGAATCTCATCGGCCATAAATAATACATTGTTCTCCTTACAAAGCGCATACGCTGCTTTTAAAAAGCCCTCTGGTGGGATAATGATACCTGCTTCACCTTGAATCGGTTCAACGATGAATGCGGCTGTATTTGGTGTAATCGCTGCTTTTAACGCGTCAATATCCCCGTAAGGAATTAACTCGAAGCCGGGGAGCATAGGACCAAATCC includes these proteins:
- a CDS encoding A24 family peptidase, which codes for MDSVIVVFAGIIGLILGSFYNVVGLRIPQRQSLITPPSHCINCNRRLTSLDLIPVISYIMLRGKCRICGVKISIAYPFIELVTAFLFAFATWKVGYSWELLVALLFISLLVIINVSDMAYMLIPNRILLFFFPLLVIGRILSPLTPWWDSVLGAIIGFSLLLVIGIISKGGMGGGDIKLFLLIGFVLGTVHTVVTLFFASVIGMIVGGILLVICKRGRKAPMPFGPSIAIAAILVYFYGDSLMDAYKSLFL
- a CDS encoding ornithine--oxo-acid transaminase; this translates as MTTKSQLLIEQTEKFGAHNYHPLPIVIEKAEGVWVTDPEGNRYMDMLSAYSALNQGHRHPKIIQALKDQADLVTLTSRAFHSATLGEWYEKLSKLTGKNMVLPMNTGAEAVETAIKTARRWGYEVKGIPADQAKIIGCNGNFHGRTMGAVSLSSESEYKRGFGPMLPGFELIPYGDIDALKAAITPNTAAFIVEPIQGEAGIIIPPEGFLKAAYALCKENNVLFMADEIQTGLSRTGKLFAYEWEGITPDVLILGKALGGGVFPISAVVANDDILGVFNPGSHGSTFGGNPMACAVSIAALDVLEEENLTARSLELGQYFKEQLASIDHPAIKEVRGRGLFIGLELHEAARPYCEKLAERKLLCKETHDTVIRFAPPLIISQEDLDWAIEQIKAVFEN
- a CDS encoding DUF1273 domain-containing protein is translated as MKSLYITGYRAHELGIFNDTHPGVAIIKKALENQLRVLIEDGLEWIVISGQQGVETWAAQVVIELKTDYPEIKYSIITPFLEQEKNWNEHKQATYMHIVSNADFVTSVTKRPYEAPWQFIEKDKFIIDNTDGTLLVYDEENEGSPKYVHRLIQKYQEQHDDYLLLTINAYDLQTIAEEMQRGEDW
- the fumC gene encoding class II fumarate hydratase, with amino-acid sequence MEFRIEKDTLGEVRVPVDKIWGAQTQRSKDNFKIGTEHMPIEVIRALATLKKSAALANQSLGKLSDVKTQVIVQAADEIIAGKWDDHFPLVVWQTGSGTQTNMNVNETIAHLANDKLKAMGSDEKVHPNDDVNKSQSSNDTFPTALHIAAVESVENYLMPRLKLLQATLKEKAMAFNDIIKIGRTHLQDATPLTLGQEISGWHHMLLKCEKIIMVNTQFMKELAIGGTAVGTGINAHPEFGARTAAEISKFTGKDFTTAENKFHALTSHDEIVAAHGALKALAADLMKIANDVRWLASGPRSGIGEIRIPENEPGSSIMPGKVNPTQSEAMTMVATQVMGNDATIAFAASQGNFELNVFKPVIIYNFLQSARLLADVMKSFNDNCAVGIEPNMDVLDANLKNSLMLVTALNPYIGYENAAKIAKTAHKQGTTLKEAAIQSGLLTEEEFDRYVDPKTMIYPNAE